A genomic window from Lotus japonicus ecotype B-129 chromosome 1, LjGifu_v1.2 includes:
- the LOC130729462 gene encoding protein MAINTENANCE OF MERISTEMS-like isoform X2, with translation MKNRKRSHASSEDVGATEDRHRRLHASSRRGDHAATSQAVEASAPVVSPPSPMIEVPLVDYPPSPTVEIPTVVSPPSPMVESSGEESSGEESSGEESSGEESSGEASSGMGGSDEDSIPPPTVDADVLPPEQGAQGGEEDLIQRLPPFPGGPVELSLLTHYADHKAPWAWHALLRTDERYVDRRQLKVATAGGKVWNLACDGDSDSHRRVRELIEQTGLHQLPYCSYPVTDAGLILALVERWHEETSSFHMSFGEMTITLDDVSALLHLPMGSRFYTPGRGERDECAALCAQLMGGSVGIYEAEFDTNRSQTIRFGVLQTRYEAALAEHRYEDAARIWLVNQLGATLFASKSGGYHTTVYWIGMLEDLGRVCEYAWGAIALATLYDQLSRASRRGTAQMGGFSSLLLGWVYEYLSDRVIIRRADPEYSQDQPRARRWAMSRVGHAGLDERRVMLDELTVDDVIWTPFEDHRAHRPWDPRAMYSGYIRSPFGRVVRRHLPERVLRQFGFIQDVPRHPSEIHTSGSLAETADAAFAEFAPHLRPQGIPATYPGEAVEDYMRWYSAVSHRFIIPDDRREEFSAVTVMRRAVDLLEQSLEVPDAPAEGTHSRSLTERALDLIRSNAFIGTQGVAFAAVRGARAAGGRGRGDRARGGRARGPRGRRGAGRGRGE, from the exons atgaagaacagaaagaggtctcatgcttctagtgaggatgtcggggctactgaggatagacaccggcggttacatgcttctagccggcgcggcgatcatgctgcaacctctcaggcggtggaggcttcagctccagttgtttctccgccgtctcccatgattgaggttcctctggttgattatccgccgtctcccacggttgagatacctacagttgtttctccgccctctcccatggttgagtcatcaggcgaggagtcctcaggcgaggagtcctcaggcgaggagtcttccggcgaggagtcatcaggcgaggcctcatccggcatgggaggatctgacgaggatagtattcctccgcctactgttgatgctgatgtcctgccgccagagcagggggcacagggtggcgaggaggacctgatccagaggttgccgccgtttccgggggggcctgttgagctatcgctcctcacccattatgctgatcacaaggctccctgggcgtggcatgcactcctacgcacagacgagcggtatgtggaccgtcgacagttgaaggtggccacagctggggggaaggtttggaaccttgcttgtgatggtgattcagacagtcacaggcgggttcgagagttgattgagcagacgggtcttcatcagctaccctattgcagctacccggtgacagatgcaggccttattttggcccttgtggagcgatggcatgaggagactagtagcttccacatgtcgttcggggagatgactatcaccttggacgacgtgtcggctcttctccatctccccatggggtcgaggttctatacgcctgggaggggggagagggacgagtgtgcagcgctctgtgctcagttgatgggaggatctgttggtatttatgaggctgagtttgatacgaataggtcccagactattcgctttggggtcttgcagacccggtatgaggctgcgttggcgg agcaccgatatgaggacgctgcacggatttggctggtgaaccagctaggcgccacgctctttgctagcaagagcggaggctaccatacgaccgtctactggatagggatgttggaggatcttggtcgagtgtgcgagtacgcgtggggcgcgattgcgctcgctacgctatacgaccagcttagtcgagcgtccaggagagggacggcccagatgggaggttttagctcgctcctgctaggatgggtctacgagtacctttctgaccgcgtcattatccgtagggcggatccggagtactcgcaggaccagcctagggcgcggcggtgggctatgtcccgggtcgggcatgcaggccttgatgagaggcgagtcatgctcgatgagctgacggtggatgacgttatatggaccccatttgaggaccatcgggctcatcgaccatgggatccgagggccatgtattctggctacatccggtcgccatttggccgtgttgttcgacggcatctaccagagagggttctgcgccagtttggcttcatacaggatgtccctcgacacccctctgagatccatacgtctgggtcccttgctgagaccgcagatgctgcctttgctgagtttgcgccgcacctccgccctcaggggatccccgctacatatccgggagaggctgtggaggattacatgaggtggtacagcgctgtgtcccatcggttcatcatccctgatgataggagggaggagttcagtgcagtg actgttatgcgtcgggccgtggacttgttggagcagtcactcgaggtgccagatgctcctgcagagggcacgcattcccgatccctcactgagagggcgctggatcttattagatccaatgccttcattggtacccagggggtagcctttgctgctgtccgaggagctagagctgcaggaggcagaggtcgtggagacagagcgcgtggaggcagagcccgtggacctagaggtcgtagaggggccggtaggggtcggggcgagtga
- the LOC130729462 gene encoding protein MAIN-LIKE 2-like isoform X1 — MFLSMAEMVYIVNVCSEYIVRMKNRKRSHASSEDVGATEDRHRRLHASSRRGDHAATSQAVEASAPVVSPPSPMIEVPLVDYPPSPTVEIPTVVSPPSPMVESSGEESSGEESSGEESSGEESSGEASSGMGGSDEDSIPPPTVDADVLPPEQGAQGGEEDLIQRLPPFPGGPVELSLLTHYADHKAPWAWHALLRTDERYVDRRQLKVATAGGKVWNLACDGDSDSHRRVRELIEQTGLHQLPYCSYPVTDAGLILALVERWHEETSSFHMSFGEMTITLDDVSALLHLPMGSRFYTPGRGERDECAALCAQLMGGSVGIYEAEFDTNRSQTIRFGVLQTRYEAALAEHRYEDAARIWLVNQLGATLFASKSGGYHTTVYWIGMLEDLGRVCEYAWGAIALATLYDQLSRASRRGTAQMGGFSSLLLGWVYEYLSDRVIIRRADPEYSQDQPRARRWAMSRVGHAGLDERRVMLDELTVDDVIWTPFEDHRAHRPWDPRAMYSGYIRSPFGRVVRRHLPERVLRQFGFIQDVPRHPSEIHTSGSLAETADAAFAEFAPHLRPQGIPATYPGEAVEDYMRWYSAVSHRFIIPDDRREEFSAVTVMRRAVDLLEQSLEVPDAPAEGTHSRSLTERALDLIRSNAFIGTQGVAFAAVRGARAAGGRGRGDRARGGRARGPRGRRGAGRGRGE, encoded by the exons atgtttctgtctatggctgaaatggtatatatagtgaatgtttgctctgaatatatagtgagaatgaagaacagaaagaggtctcatgcttctagtgaggatgtcggggctactgaggatagacaccggcggttacatgcttctagccggcgcggcgatcatgctgcaacctctcaggcggtggaggcttcagctccagttgtttctccgccgtctcccatgattgaggttcctctggttgattatccgccgtctcccacggttgagatacctacagttgtttctccgccctctcccatggttgagtcatcaggcgaggagtcctcaggcgaggagtcctcaggcgaggagtcttccggcgaggagtcatcaggcgaggcctcatccggcatgggaggatctgacgaggatagtattcctccgcctactgttgatgctgatgtcctgccgccagagcagggggcacagggtggcgaggaggacctgatccagaggttgccgccgtttccgggggggcctgttgagctatcgctcctcacccattatgctgatcacaaggctccctgggcgtggcatgcactcctacgcacagacgagcggtatgtggaccgtcgacagttgaaggtggccacagctggggggaaggtttggaaccttgcttgtgatggtgattcagacagtcacaggcgggttcgagagttgattgagcagacgggtcttcatcagctaccctattgcagctacccggtgacagatgcaggccttattttggcccttgtggagcgatggcatgaggagactagtagcttccacatgtcgttcggggagatgactatcaccttggacgacgtgtcggctcttctccatctccccatggggtcgaggttctatacgcctgggaggggggagagggacgagtgtgcagcgctctgtgctcagttgatgggaggatctgttggtatttatgaggctgagtttgatacgaataggtcccagactattcgctttggggtcttgcagacccggtatgaggctgcgttggcgg agcaccgatatgaggacgctgcacggatttggctggtgaaccagctaggcgccacgctctttgctagcaagagcggaggctaccatacgaccgtctactggatagggatgttggaggatcttggtcgagtgtgcgagtacgcgtggggcgcgattgcgctcgctacgctatacgaccagcttagtcgagcgtccaggagagggacggcccagatgggaggttttagctcgctcctgctaggatgggtctacgagtacctttctgaccgcgtcattatccgtagggcggatccggagtactcgcaggaccagcctagggcgcggcggtgggctatgtcccgggtcgggcatgcaggccttgatgagaggcgagtcatgctcgatgagctgacggtggatgacgttatatggaccccatttgaggaccatcgggctcatcgaccatgggatccgagggccatgtattctggctacatccggtcgccatttggccgtgttgttcgacggcatctaccagagagggttctgcgccagtttggcttcatacaggatgtccctcgacacccctctgagatccatacgtctgggtcccttgctgagaccgcagatgctgcctttgctgagtttgcgccgcacctccgccctcaggggatccccgctacatatccgggagaggctgtggaggattacatgaggtggtacagcgctgtgtcccatcggttcatcatccctgatgataggagggaggagttcagtgcagtg actgttatgcgtcgggccgtggacttgttggagcagtcactcgaggtgccagatgctcctgcagagggcacgcattcccgatccctcactgagagggcgctggatcttattagatccaatgccttcattggtacccagggggtagcctttgctgctgtccgaggagctagagctgcaggaggcagaggtcgtggagacagagcgcgtggaggcagagcccgtggacctagaggtcgtagaggggccggtaggggtcggggcgagtga
- the LOC130729463 gene encoding PKS-NRPS hybrid synthetase cheA-like, translating into MEGIHNHEPARSLLGHNFVGRLKPGEKEQVGKMTRSWVPLRKMLLTLKENNPSNLTTISQIYGVCKRLRKSLRGGLTEMQHLLKKLDGDKYVHFERHEPGSEVIRDVFWAHPNAIKLFNTFPYVVIMDCTYKTNKYAIPLLEIVGLTSTDKTYSIAFCYIVNEGTDDYVWALECMKSLLADQAMLPKVIVTDRDLALLSAAKQSLPNTTHLLCLWHINKCVLAKCKLYVGTDDFAELVMMKWAEVVDAATVEEFEVKWMQLFNMCKAKYSNFTSYCSTTWLVHKEKFAKAWTNHVMHFGTTTSNRAEGAHASLKKMLRDCKGDLATSWDASHSLTCNRHTEILASFERSIHRIDHIFMFPFYTNIRGFVSNKCLQLIDDEHIRMKSYGGCDCLLRETHGLPCGCELAGYERIPYESIHPFWKRLSWEHVPEPVADTTSNHICGMNHGDMKPEVEALTHYFSSLDTGGQSMVRRKLQAIYCPESSSLCTPAVKIRSKRTLKANEKIPPKNKAIGSLTRDLSGFEHVDREIREAKKVSQPPKKKKRVKKSDTSYFMGHFPAFFHPYIQTVQNVEDDGNCGYRAVAALLGLPSGEESWSWVRAALIEELERHRGLYDEMWSRHVVNALHSRLTLPPGDPATEDKWMQLLEMGYLVATRFQVVFISISSTGCWSYLPLRGEGPPDVHPVIAVGHVINHFVQLHLTPGHSMPPIALQWERYVDPTSVSWCAPYGTRLGRFTSEYEAWLVTFGVPLIHQSYVDITSD; encoded by the exons atggaaggtatacacaaccatgaaccagctaggtcactacttgggcacaattttgttggtcgtctaaaacccggagagaaggagcaagtgggaaaaatgacaaggagttgggttccactgagaaagatgttgttgactttgaaggaaaacaatccttcaaacttgactaccatatctcagatttatggtgtttgcaagaggttaagaaaatccctccgcgggggattgacagaaatgcaacacttgttgaagaagttggacggtgacaagtatgtccactttgaaagacatgagcctggatcggaagtcattagggatgtattttgggctcatccaaatgctatcaaactgttcaacacatttccatatgtagtgattatggattgcacatacaagacaaacaaatatgcaattcccttgcttgagattgttggactgacttccacagataagacatactccatagccttttgctacattgttaatgagggcacagatgactacgtttgggcactggagtgtatgaagtctctattagctgatcaagccatgttgcctaaggtgattgttactgacagggatcttgccttattgagtgctgctaagcaaagccttcctaacactacacatttattatgcttgtggcacatcaacaagtgtgttttggcaaagtgcaaactctatgttggcacagatgattttgctgagttggttatgatgaagtgggcagaggtggtggatgctgcaacagttgaagaatttgaagtgaaatggatgcaattgtttaatatgtgcaaggcaaaatacagcaactttacctcctattgttctactacatggttggttcacaaggagaaattcgccaaggcatggacaaatcatgtgatgcactttggaacaacaacaagtaacag ggctgagggtgcacatgccagtttgaagaagatgttacgggattgcaagggtgacctggccacttcatgggatgcgtcgcatagtttgacatgtaatcgacatactgaaatattagcatcgtttgagcgcagtattcacagaattgatcacattttcatgttcccattttacacaaatattagaggatttgtgtcaaacaaatgcctgcagctcatcgacgatgaacatataagaatgaagtcctacggcggatgcgattgcttgttgagagagactcatggactaccttgcggttgtgaacttgcag gttatgaaagaattccatatgagtcaattcatccattctggaagagactgagttgggagcatgtacctgaacctgttgcagatactaccagcaaccatatttgcggcatgaaccatggagatatgaaaccagaagttgaggcattgacacattatttcagttctttggatactggagggcagagtatggtaaggaggaagcttcaagcgatctattgtcctgaaagcagttcacTTTGTACTCCTGCGGTTAAGATAAGGTCCAAGCGCACTCTTAAGGCGAATGAGAAAATACCACCTAAGAAtaaagcaataggatccttgactcgtgatctttcaggttttgaacatgttgatagggagatcagagaggcaaagaaggtttcacaaccaccaaagaagaagaagcgtgtgaagaagtctgatacaagctatttcatgggtcattttccagcctttttccacccatatatacaaacagttcagaatgttgaggatgatggtaactgtggctatagagccGTTGCTGCATTACTCGGACTACCATCAGGTGAGGAAAGTTGGTCATGGGTTAGGGCAGCGTTGATAGAAGAACTTGAACGACACAGAGGGttgtatgatgaaatgtggtccagacatgtggttaatgccttacattcccgactcactcttcctcctggtgatccggctaccgaggataaatggatgcaactgctagagatgggataccttgtagcaaccaggttccaagtGGTTTTCATATCCATCTCCTCTACGGGTTGTTGGTCATACCTTCCACTAAGAGGAGAAGGTCCACCGGATGTACATCCTGTTATAGCTGTTGGTCATGTGATtaatcactttgtacag ctccatctaactcctggacattctatgccgccaattgctctccagtggGAACGGTATGTTGATCCTACATCAGTAAGCTGGTGCGCCCCATATGGTACACGTTTAGGAAGATTCACATCAGAATACGAAGCTTggcttgttacttttggtgttcctcttattcaccaaagctatgtagacatcacctcagattga